A window of the Chloroflexus sp. Y-396-1 genome harbors these coding sequences:
- a CDS encoding Xaa-Pro peptidase family protein, translating to MSARLEYLRERLQTDGWAGAVLMPAINLTYLTGLRFHPGKRLTLLLLSASDTPPVMVLPQLELERVRASMTFAARFFAWSDAEGPLKALTTGMEAAFGAGVPAKPIAVEYSAMRVMELRALEAVAPGIRTGDLDPLLSELRMVKDAEELSLMERAVAIVEQALQTFLPHVRAGMSERALSRMLSEAILAAGADGESFANMIASGPNAANPHHENSDRLLQTGDLVIIDCGAVYRGYHSDITRTIAVGEPDPVARHIYDIVLAANTAGRDACRPGVSGAAIDAAARSVIEAAGYGAAFVHRTGHGLGLETHELPNIVAGSDTPLRPGTTFTVEPGIYLPGQYGVRIEDDVVITEDGSRSLTTFPRELIVV from the coding sequence ATGTCTGCACGTCTTGAGTACTTGCGCGAGCGTCTGCAAACCGACGGCTGGGCTGGCGCGGTGCTGATGCCAGCGATCAACCTGACCTATCTGACCGGTCTGCGATTTCATCCCGGCAAACGGCTAACCCTGCTGCTGCTATCAGCCAGTGACACGCCGCCGGTTATGGTGTTGCCCCAGCTCGAACTTGAACGAGTACGAGCCAGCATGACGTTTGCGGCGCGTTTTTTTGCCTGGAGCGATGCTGAAGGGCCCTTAAAGGCACTGACCACCGGTATGGAAGCGGCTTTCGGCGCTGGTGTACCGGCCAAACCCATCGCGGTCGAGTATTCCGCCATGCGGGTCATGGAATTACGTGCGCTCGAAGCGGTCGCTCCTGGTATACGAACCGGTGATCTTGATCCGCTGCTAAGCGAACTACGGATGGTGAAAGATGCCGAAGAGCTGTCACTTATGGAGCGGGCAGTGGCTATTGTGGAGCAGGCCTTGCAGACGTTTTTGCCTCATGTTCGTGCTGGAATGAGCGAACGTGCCCTCTCGCGGATGCTCAGCGAGGCAATCCTGGCTGCTGGCGCCGATGGCGAGAGCTTTGCCAATATGATCGCCAGCGGCCCCAATGCTGCCAATCCTCATCACGAAAACAGTGATCGCTTGCTACAAACTGGTGATCTGGTCATTATCGATTGTGGTGCAGTCTACCGCGGATACCATTCAGACATTACGCGCACCATCGCGGTTGGTGAACCTGATCCGGTCGCCCGTCATATTTATGACATCGTATTAGCAGCAAACACAGCCGGACGCGATGCGTGCCGCCCTGGTGTCAGCGGTGCGGCTATCGATGCTGCAGCCCGCTCGGTCATCGAAGCTGCCGGGTATGGTGCGGCGTTCGTCCATCGTACCGGTCATGGTCTTGGGCTTGAGACGCACGAATTACCCAACATTGTTGCTGGCAGTGACACGCCACTCCGACCAGGAACAACCTTCACCGTTGAACCCGGTATCTACTTGCCCGGTCAATATGGTGTGCGGATCGAGGATGATGTGGTGATTACTGAGGATGGAAGCCGTTCTTTAACGACCTTTCCCCGTGAACTTATCGTTGTTTAA
- a CDS encoding 2-oxoacid:acceptor oxidoreductase subunit alpha yields the protein MQSPQPVVNEFAITAATVNGSGSQTANMVLMRAIFQMGVPVSGKNLFPSNIQGEPTWYTLRVSQAGYIARPAVTPILVAFNPRTANEDLAQLPTDGICLYPADGPWQPQRSDIIPLAIPVRHILDQVGVNQRLRPYATNMVYVGVLAALLGIEETALLTALRQQFRGRPSAVELNLAVIRAAQSWAAAEPSPAHGRYRVHRMQATRGMMLIDGNTAAAIGALTGGVGVVAWYPITPSSSLIEALESYLPRLRPASDGATCAIVQAEDEIAALGIVIGAGWAGARAMTATSGPGISLMTEFAGLGFFAEIPAVIWDVQRVGPSTGLPTRTAQSDLLSVYYLGHGDTRHVILLPGTMEECFSDAQMAFDLAEQLQTPVFVLSDLDLGMNIWMSHPFPYPEQSLQRGKVLSAEDLARLKTYARFADIDGDGIGYRTLPGNPHPLAATLSRGTGHNERNVYSERPDDWQRNMARLWRKHETARRLVPRPVIEINPQATIGLIGFGSTAPAISEARDLLAAAGIQTSSMRIRALPFGAEVTEFIAHHQHCVVVEQNHDGQLRQLLQLHCPAYATRLGSVAWCDGLPLTAPFVRDQVLNCLEQMRESSLLVGTGM from the coding sequence ATGCAATCCCCCCAACCAGTTGTAAATGAGTTTGCCATCACTGCGGCTACCGTGAATGGCTCTGGCAGTCAAACGGCCAACATGGTACTCATGCGGGCCATCTTTCAGATGGGTGTGCCCGTCTCTGGGAAGAACCTCTTCCCCTCCAACATTCAGGGTGAACCGACCTGGTACACACTACGGGTCAGTCAGGCTGGCTATATCGCTCGACCTGCGGTTACCCCGATTCTGGTTGCGTTTAATCCACGCACTGCCAATGAAGATCTGGCACAACTACCGACCGATGGTATCTGTCTCTATCCTGCTGACGGCCCATGGCAGCCGCAACGCTCGGACATCATCCCACTCGCGATTCCGGTGCGGCACATTCTGGATCAGGTAGGTGTCAACCAACGGCTGCGTCCTTACGCGACCAACATGGTTTATGTGGGTGTGCTGGCGGCATTGCTCGGCATCGAGGAAACAGCTTTACTGACTGCTTTGCGGCAACAGTTTCGTGGTCGGCCATCGGCAGTTGAGCTGAATCTAGCGGTGATCCGGGCGGCGCAGTCGTGGGCTGCTGCCGAACCTTCACCCGCCCACGGCAGGTACCGCGTGCACCGGATGCAAGCAACACGCGGGATGATGCTGATCGACGGTAATACCGCGGCTGCCATTGGTGCGTTGACCGGCGGTGTTGGTGTGGTTGCCTGGTATCCGATTACACCGTCGAGCAGCCTGATCGAGGCCTTAGAGAGCTACTTACCACGCCTACGTCCAGCGTCCGACGGCGCAACCTGTGCGATTGTTCAGGCTGAAGACGAGATCGCAGCTCTTGGGATCGTGATCGGTGCTGGCTGGGCTGGCGCCCGTGCGATGACGGCCACGTCTGGGCCGGGTATTTCGCTGATGACCGAATTTGCCGGGTTAGGTTTCTTTGCCGAAATACCTGCTGTTATCTGGGATGTCCAGCGTGTTGGGCCGTCAACCGGCTTGCCAACCCGCACCGCTCAAAGTGATTTGCTTTCCGTCTACTATCTCGGTCACGGTGATACCCGACATGTTATCCTGTTGCCGGGTACGATGGAAGAGTGCTTCAGCGATGCGCAGATGGCCTTCGATCTGGCCGAACAGTTACAAACTCCGGTCTTCGTGCTGAGTGATCTCGATCTGGGAATGAACATCTGGATGAGTCATCCCTTTCCCTACCCCGAACAATCACTCCAACGCGGTAAAGTGTTGAGCGCTGAGGATTTGGCACGGTTAAAGACCTATGCTCGCTTTGCCGACATTGACGGTGATGGTATCGGGTATCGGACTCTGCCGGGAAATCCCCACCCACTGGCAGCCACGCTTAGCCGTGGAACGGGACACAATGAGCGCAATGTTTACAGTGAACGCCCTGACGACTGGCAACGCAATATGGCTCGACTCTGGCGCAAACATGAAACAGCACGGCGGCTTGTGCCTCGTCCGGTGATCGAGATCAACCCGCAGGCGACTATTGGTCTGATCGGATTTGGCTCTACGGCGCCAGCCATTAGCGAAGCGCGCGACTTACTGGCTGCTGCCGGTATTCAGACTAGCAGTATGCGTATACGCGCCCTTCCGTTTGGTGCAGAGGTCACCGAGTTTATCGCCCATCACCAGCATTGTGTTGTGGTCGAGCAGAATCACGATGGGCAACTCCGGCAATTGCTACAACTGCACTGTCCGGCCTATGCCACTCGTCTCGGTTCGGTAGCCTGGTGTGATGGTTTACCGCTTACAGCCCCCTTTGTGCGCGATCAGGTACTCAACTGCCTGGAACAAATGCGTGAGTCATCACTGTTGGTCGGTACCGGAATGTGA
- a CDS encoding inositol monophosphatase family protein: protein MEIDIALVRAWAQQAGNMLLRSYFNQVSPERKLDRSLVTAADRAIEDWLRDTIHFHFPDHGVMGEERDPVGLDREYIWVIDPIDGTSSFVSGLPMWAVSIGLIRRGEPQVGVIYLPVLGDCYWAVAGGKAFWNDLPIQVAPPQPPGPNDWIAIPSTFHRSYTIHYPGKVRVLGSVAADCCYVARGQARAAIIGRAKVWDVAAGWTIVQAAGGIICPLEGTLPDWITLLQTIRLPNPVVIGHPQQVAQVCAMVRRINV from the coding sequence GTGGAGATAGACATTGCGCTTGTGCGCGCATGGGCTCAGCAAGCTGGCAATATGCTTTTGCGTTCGTACTTCAATCAAGTGTCGCCGGAACGGAAGCTTGATCGGAGTCTAGTAACGGCTGCTGATCGGGCGATTGAAGACTGGTTGCGCGATACGATCCATTTTCACTTTCCTGATCACGGTGTGATGGGTGAAGAACGCGATCCGGTTGGTCTCGACCGCGAGTATATCTGGGTCATTGATCCGATAGACGGTACTAGCTCATTTGTGTCCGGCTTGCCGATGTGGGCGGTTTCCATTGGATTGATCCGGCGTGGCGAGCCACAAGTCGGCGTCATCTATCTTCCGGTGTTAGGTGATTGTTATTGGGCAGTTGCTGGTGGCAAGGCATTTTGGAATGATCTTCCCATTCAGGTAGCACCTCCTCAGCCACCTGGTCCAAACGACTGGATTGCTATTCCTTCTACTTTTCACCGTTCCTACACCATTCACTACCCCGGTAAGGTGCGCGTGTTAGGATCGGTGGCAGCCGATTGCTGCTATGTGGCTCGCGGTCAGGCCAGAGCGGCCATTATTGGGCGGGCAAAAGTATGGGATGTTGCCGCCGGTTGGACAATTGTTCAGGCCGCCGGAGGCATTATCTGTCCTCTTGAGGGTACCTTACCCGATTGGATAACGCTACTTCAGACGATTCGATTGCCGAATCCAGTAGTGATCGGTCATCCCCAACAGGTTGCACAAGTGTGTGCAATGGTACGTCGCATCAACGTATAG
- a CDS encoding 2-oxoacid:ferredoxin oxidoreductase subunit beta, which produces MTQNAIGLTKADYRGAPSTLCAGCGHDSIASQIIAAAFELSLPPHTVIRMSGIGCSSKSAAYFLGRSHGFNSLHGRMPSVTTGAHLANHTLRPLAVSGDGDTASIGLGQFIHLLRRNVPVVYIVENNGVYGLTKGQFSATADEGQELKHAGMNHFPPIDICAEAILAGCGFVARSFAGDAKQVRELIKAAFHFHGAAVIDIISPCVTFNNHDRSTKSYTYGKTHESPLHDISFIPHYEEVSVEYEPGEVRDVQLHDGPVIRLRKLNRDYDPTDRSAALLLLEQARSTNEFVTGLIYLNEHRPTLAETLGIGNTPIAALAEDRLRPSREAFAAVMAELLGEE; this is translated from the coding sequence ATGACACAAAATGCTATTGGCTTAACCAAAGCCGATTATCGCGGTGCGCCTTCGACCCTCTGTGCTGGCTGTGGTCACGACTCAATCGCCAGCCAGATCATTGCCGCCGCTTTTGAGTTGTCGCTCCCACCACACACAGTCATCCGTATGAGTGGTATCGGCTGTTCAAGCAAATCAGCCGCCTACTTTCTGGGCCGCTCGCACGGCTTCAATTCGCTGCACGGACGGATGCCATCGGTGACCACCGGTGCTCATCTTGCTAACCATACCCTGCGCCCGTTGGCTGTTAGTGGTGATGGTGATACTGCCAGTATTGGTTTGGGGCAATTCATTCACTTGTTGCGCCGGAATGTACCTGTTGTCTACATTGTTGAAAATAACGGTGTTTATGGGCTGACGAAAGGCCAATTTTCGGCTACGGCCGATGAAGGTCAGGAGTTGAAACACGCCGGGATGAATCATTTTCCGCCAATTGATATTTGCGCAGAGGCTATTCTGGCCGGATGTGGTTTTGTCGCCCGTTCGTTTGCCGGTGACGCAAAGCAGGTTCGCGAACTGATTAAAGCTGCATTCCATTTTCACGGTGCGGCTGTAATCGATATTATCAGTCCGTGTGTGACATTCAACAACCACGACCGTTCAACGAAAAGCTATACCTACGGGAAAACGCACGAATCACCGCTCCACGATATTAGCTTCATTCCTCACTACGAAGAGGTTTCTGTGGAGTACGAACCGGGTGAAGTGCGTGATGTACAGCTCCACGATGGGCCGGTCATTCGATTACGTAAACTGAACCGTGATTACGATCCGACCGATCGCAGTGCAGCGCTCTTACTGCTCGAGCAGGCTCGATCCACCAATGAGTTTGTGACCGGTCTCATCTATCTCAACGAACATCGGCCAACCCTGGCTGAAACGTTGGGTATCGGGAATACGCCTATTGCTGCACTCGCCGAAGATCGTCTGCGTCCATCGCGTGAAGCTTTTGCGGCGGTAATGGCCGAATTGCTCGGCGAAGAGTAG
- a CDS encoding 2-dehydropantoate 2-reductase, whose product MKTTESLRIAIVGVGGVGGYFGGRLAQAGHDVFFIARGAHLAAMQRHGLRVQSIADDFILPEVKATDDPATVGPVDLVIVAVKGWQVREVAIAMRPMIGPQTVVLPLLNGVDAPTELAEVLGADHILAGLCRIIAYRAAPGVIVHAGVNPPSIDFGELDNRRTPRLEWIRAAFERAGIQAHIPDDIHVALWQKFMLVCTWSGFGAATRAPIGVWRSLPETRPLVERCLQEVVDVAVARGVMMPEQAVASMMAFIDSMPYDGTASLQRDVMAGQPSELSSQNGALVRLAREAGVSVPVNEMLYAILLPQELAARGQLPERR is encoded by the coding sequence ATGAAAACGACAGAATCTTTGCGAATTGCAATCGTCGGTGTTGGCGGCGTTGGCGGTTATTTTGGCGGCCGTCTGGCTCAAGCTGGCCATGATGTGTTCTTCATTGCCCGCGGTGCGCATTTGGCTGCGATGCAACGGCATGGTCTGCGGGTGCAAAGTATCGCCGATGATTTTATATTACCGGAGGTCAAAGCCACTGATGATCCGGCAACAGTAGGGCCAGTTGATCTCGTGATCGTAGCGGTAAAAGGGTGGCAGGTGCGTGAAGTAGCTATAGCCATGCGCCCCATGATTGGGCCACAAACGGTTGTTCTCCCGCTGCTGAATGGGGTCGATGCCCCAACCGAACTGGCAGAGGTTCTCGGCGCTGATCACATCCTAGCTGGATTATGTCGGATTATTGCCTATCGCGCCGCTCCAGGAGTGATAGTTCACGCTGGTGTCAATCCGCCATCCATCGACTTTGGCGAACTAGACAACCGACGCACCCCCCGACTGGAATGGATCAGGGCGGCGTTTGAAAGAGCTGGTATTCAGGCGCACATTCCTGACGATATTCACGTGGCGCTTTGGCAAAAATTTATGCTCGTCTGTACCTGGAGCGGCTTTGGGGCAGCAACCCGTGCCCCGATTGGGGTCTGGCGTTCGTTGCCTGAAACCCGACCGCTAGTCGAGCGTTGTCTGCAAGAGGTCGTGGATGTCGCTGTGGCCCGTGGTGTTATGATGCCGGAACAGGCAGTCGCTTCGATGATGGCATTCATTGATAGTATGCCATACGATGGAACGGCTTCGCTCCAACGCGATGTCATGGCCGGACAACCCTCAGAACTGTCTAGCCAGAATGGCGCACTGGTACGGTTGGCCCGTGAAGCTGGCGTGTCTGTTCCGGTGAATGAGATGCTATATGCGATCTTGCTGCCGCAAGAGCTGGCAGCACGTGGCCAATTACCAGAACGACGTTGA
- a CDS encoding STAS/SEC14 domain-containing protein: MPYRIRRRAHDLIWVVMEDHLHLSEAERYYHEMWRLLDQCPKPTDLLVDGRRISGADRGARQRTEAIVHHKHLGRIAFIVAEHHLLIFAPLVRFVSGIGLFATEQEALRFLGTVMEYGD; the protein is encoded by the coding sequence ATGCCCTACCGCATTCGTCGCCGGGCCCATGATCTGATCTGGGTGGTGATGGAGGATCATTTACATTTGTCTGAAGCGGAACGGTACTACCATGAAATGTGGCGCTTGCTCGATCAGTGTCCGAAGCCAACCGATTTGCTTGTCGATGGCCGACGTATCTCTGGTGCTGACCGTGGGGCCCGGCAGCGTACTGAGGCAATTGTGCATCATAAGCATTTAGGTCGGATCGCCTTCATTGTTGCCGAACACCATTTGCTTATCTTTGCGCCGCTCGTTCGCTTTGTCAGTGGCATTGGTTTATTTGCTACCGAACAGGAAGCACTGCGCTTTCTCGGTACCGTAATGGAGTACGGTGATTGA
- a CDS encoding ASCH domain-containing protein produces the protein MQILFPTWQAIVSATQTQPQWHERLLKWYHHRLETTLHLVILREPYLSRILTGQKRIESRFACDRRPPFARVNLGDILLLKRAGGPLVGLALVKHVISRALTPDVLDEIRYNYAADLAIDDDHFWERQTQKRFVTLVWIGEVCPLPPIPIPHRDRRGWILIRQYVRRL, from the coding sequence ATGCAGATATTATTCCCAACCTGGCAGGCCATCGTATCTGCGACGCAAACACAACCACAATGGCACGAACGACTGCTGAAGTGGTATCACCACCGGCTTGAGACGACGCTACACCTCGTCATTCTGCGCGAACCGTACTTGAGCCGTATCCTCACCGGGCAAAAACGGATCGAAAGCCGATTTGCATGTGATCGCCGACCGCCGTTTGCTCGTGTCAACCTTGGCGACATACTTCTGCTCAAACGTGCTGGTGGGCCGCTCGTTGGACTAGCGCTGGTGAAACATGTGATCAGTCGCGCATTGACGCCTGATGTGCTCGATGAGATTCGCTACAATTACGCTGCCGATCTCGCCATTGATGATGATCACTTTTGGGAGCGACAGACCCAGAAACGTTTCGTTACCCTGGTCTGGATAGGCGAAGTCTGTCCGCTGCCCCCGATTCCAATTCCCCATCGCGATCGTCGCGGATGGATTCTCATTAGGCAGTATGTGCGTCGTCTCTGA
- a CDS encoding aspartate aminotransferase family protein: MTAPAVRHIRLVTEIPGPRSRALLARRDAAVVAGLGRATPIAIASGQGALVTDVDGNTLIDFVSGIGTLAVGHCPPEVVQAIQTQAEQLIHLSALVGTYEPYVALCERLNALAPISEPCKTLLSNSGAEGVENAIKFARAATGRPAIIVFDGAYHGRTLLTLSLTSRTYFKKKFGPFAPEIYRAPFPYAYRMGVSEEEAVEQCWAAFERMQIAGVDPETIAAVLIEPVQGEGGFIPVPVEFMRRLHEFCTRNGSLLIVDEVQSGFGRTGTLFAIEQFGVEPDIIVAAKSIAAGMPLAATIGRARIMDCAHYGGVGGTYGGNPLACVAALATIDLIERERLLERAKVIGRQIRARFEPLLADNTLDPLVGDVRGLGAMIGIELVKDRQKRTPAAAEEVLAILGRALERGVLAMRAGLYVNCIRLLVPLVITDDQLEEGLEVLISAFRQ; the protein is encoded by the coding sequence ATGACTGCGCCTGCTGTGCGCCACATTCGTCTTGTCACCGAAATTCCCGGCCCGCGTTCACGTGCACTACTGGCGCGTCGCGATGCGGCAGTGGTCGCCGGTTTGGGGCGAGCAACACCGATTGCGATTGCTTCTGGTCAGGGCGCACTAGTAACGGATGTTGATGGGAATACGTTGATCGATTTTGTAAGTGGAATCGGCACACTAGCCGTTGGGCACTGTCCGCCGGAAGTTGTTCAAGCCATTCAAACCCAGGCCGAGCAACTGATTCACCTTTCGGCACTGGTCGGCACCTACGAACCGTATGTCGCTCTGTGCGAACGGTTAAACGCGCTGGCGCCGATCAGTGAGCCGTGTAAGACGCTACTATCCAATTCAGGCGCCGAAGGGGTCGAAAATGCGATCAAGTTTGCCCGCGCCGCTACCGGTCGTCCGGCTATCATTGTGTTTGATGGCGCGTATCACGGTCGAACGCTACTGACCTTATCGCTCACCTCGCGGACGTATTTCAAGAAGAAGTTTGGTCCTTTTGCTCCGGAGATTTATCGGGCACCGTTCCCGTATGCGTACCGTATGGGGGTGAGTGAAGAGGAAGCGGTTGAACAGTGTTGGGCTGCGTTTGAGCGGATGCAAATCGCGGGTGTTGACCCAGAGACTATTGCAGCGGTGTTGATTGAACCGGTGCAGGGCGAAGGTGGCTTTATTCCGGTACCGGTTGAATTCATGCGTCGTCTGCACGAGTTCTGTACGCGCAATGGATCACTGCTCATCGTTGATGAAGTGCAGAGTGGATTTGGTCGCACCGGTACCTTGTTTGCCATCGAGCAATTTGGGGTCGAACCGGATATTATTGTTGCTGCCAAGAGTATTGCTGCCGGTATGCCATTAGCAGCCACCATTGGTCGTGCCCGCATTATGGATTGTGCGCATTATGGTGGGGTTGGTGGTACGTATGGCGGTAATCCGCTGGCGTGTGTGGCCGCTCTGGCGACTATCGATCTGATTGAGCGTGAGCGGTTGTTGGAACGGGCAAAGGTGATCGGACGACAAATCCGTGCTCGTTTTGAACCGCTTTTAGCCGATAACACACTTGATCCGCTGGTTGGTGATGTTCGCGGTCTTGGAGCAATGATCGGGATTGAACTGGTCAAAGACCGCCAGAAACGCACACCGGCGGCGGCTGAAGAGGTGCTGGCAATCCTTGGTCGCGCCCTCGAACGCGGGGTATTAGCGATGCGAGCCGGTTTGTACGTGAATTGCATCCGCTTACTGGTACCCCTGGTGATCACCGATGATCAGCTTGAGGAAGGCCTGGAGGTGCTCATCAGTGCGTTCCGACAGTAG
- a CDS encoding zinc-ribbon domain-containing protein, protein MPFCPQCGVANPDSARFCDQCGAQLIPVPSKPASPSVQPVTSSGSTTGAPVSAGPSSCPQCGAGVIPGEAFCDNCGAPLLNYSRTAPPVAPDLPFPGAPPQPVYPPPQPATIQGGKPTPVPPPKPSIPSTAPVTPSPPVAPPIRNSLAGIRLRLRSGAVLTLPATTQAFIGRADPVSNFYPDIDLTAYGGLEHGVGRRHGRFIIQQGLVYYEDLDSTNGSFRNGIKLLPRQPQLLQYGDELRLGLLSFVVEIP, encoded by the coding sequence GTGCCATTCTGTCCCCAATGTGGTGTTGCCAACCCGGATAGTGCTCGCTTTTGCGATCAATGTGGCGCCCAACTCATTCCGGTTCCATCAAAACCTGCATCACCGTCAGTTCAACCCGTCACCTCATCAGGGTCGACGACCGGAGCTCCTGTCAGCGCCGGGCCGTCGAGTTGCCCACAATGCGGCGCTGGTGTCATTCCAGGTGAAGCATTCTGCGACAATTGTGGCGCACCGCTACTCAACTATTCCCGGACTGCTCCGCCAGTAGCGCCCGATCTGCCCTTTCCTGGCGCCCCACCTCAGCCCGTTTACCCACCACCGCAACCGGCAACAATCCAGGGGGGGAAGCCGACCCCAGTGCCACCACCAAAACCATCAATACCATCTACGGCGCCAGTCACGCCATCTCCACCGGTTGCTCCACCAATTCGCAATTCACTGGCCGGAATCCGTCTTCGACTGCGGAGCGGGGCAGTGTTGACATTGCCCGCAACAACACAAGCTTTCATTGGTCGTGCCGATCCGGTCAGTAACTTCTACCCTGATATTGATCTAACCGCTTATGGTGGTCTTGAACACGGCGTTGGTCGGCGCCATGGTCGTTTCATAATCCAACAGGGTCTGGTCTATTACGAAGACCTTGATAGTACAAACGGCAGTTTCCGTAATGGTATTAAACTATTACCACGTCAACCACAACTGCTCCAGTATGGTGATGAACTACGTCTGGGCTTGCTCTCGTTCGTTGTTGAGATACCATAA
- a CDS encoding NAD(P)/FAD-dependent oxidoreductase, giving the protein MTSLSLDAQPARRPRIVIVGAGFGGLAAARTLAKAPVDVLLINRTNYHGFWPLLYQVATAGLEPESIAYPVRAILRRYRNADFLLAEVRGIDVQRRFVQTDLGDVTYDYVILAAGSTTNFFGNERIAHYTMGMKDLNEAQRLRNHVLLCCERAAAETDPDKRAALLTFAVVGGGPTGVELAGAFVELIRHVIRHDYPMLDVRQARVVLIEATDRILASFPDSLQRAALRRLQRMGVEVRLNTPVADADATGLRFHNGEQLVAKTVVWAAGVRGAPLADALGMPLSRGARVPVTPMLTLPADERVFVIGDMAYLEGYRPGVAYPMVAPVAIQMGEQAARNILAHINGQPMQPFRYVDKGQMATIGRSAAVLDAFGIRLSGWLAWVGWLFVHLMALVGFRNRALVLLNWAYSYFTYDRGVRLIFGLGAEEQTEELLRKQDVSR; this is encoded by the coding sequence ATGACATCGCTATCATTGGATGCTCAACCGGCACGGCGCCCCCGAATTGTGATTGTTGGCGCGGGTTTTGGTGGTCTTGCTGCTGCACGTACTCTGGCAAAGGCTCCGGTTGATGTTTTGCTGATTAATCGCACAAATTACCATGGCTTTTGGCCGCTTCTCTATCAGGTTGCGACTGCCGGTCTTGAACCTGAATCGATTGCGTACCCGGTACGGGCGATCTTGCGTCGGTACCGAAATGCCGATTTTCTGCTGGCTGAAGTGCGCGGAATTGATGTTCAGCGCCGGTTCGTGCAGACCGATCTCGGCGACGTTACCTACGACTACGTGATCCTGGCAGCCGGTAGCACAACGAATTTCTTCGGCAATGAACGAATCGCCCACTACACCATGGGGATGAAAGACCTTAACGAGGCCCAAAGGTTGCGCAATCACGTGTTACTGTGTTGTGAACGAGCCGCCGCCGAAACCGATCCGGACAAGCGGGCAGCATTATTGACCTTCGCCGTGGTTGGGGGTGGTCCTACCGGCGTCGAGCTGGCTGGTGCGTTTGTCGAGCTGATCCGACACGTCATTCGTCATGACTATCCAATGCTCGATGTCCGTCAGGCGCGCGTCGTGCTGATTGAAGCCACCGACCGCATTCTTGCCTCGTTCCCCGATTCTTTGCAGCGTGCAGCGCTAAGGCGTTTGCAGCGCATGGGGGTCGAAGTGCGGCTAAATACACCGGTAGCCGATGCTGATGCGACCGGATTGCGTTTTCACAATGGCGAGCAGCTCGTTGCTAAAACGGTCGTCTGGGCGGCAGGAGTACGCGGGGCGCCGTTGGCCGATGCGCTTGGCATGCCACTGAGTCGGGGGGCGCGAGTACCTGTGACCCCGATGCTTACCCTTCCCGCAGACGAGCGCGTCTTTGTGATTGGCGATATGGCATATCTTGAAGGCTATCGCCCTGGGGTTGCGTATCCGATGGTAGCGCCGGTAGCTATCCAGATGGGTGAACAGGCAGCGCGCAATATTCTCGCTCACATCAATGGTCAGCCAATGCAACCGTTTCGTTACGTCGACAAAGGGCAAATGGCGACGATCGGACGCAGTGCTGCTGTGCTTGATGCGTTTGGCATTCGCCTGAGTGGTTGGCTGGCCTGGGTTGGCTGGTTGTTTGTGCACTTGATGGCCCTGGTTGGGTTTCGTAATCGGGCACTGGTTCTGCTCAATTGGGCCTATAGCTACTTTACCTATGACCGTGGGGTGCGCTTGATTTTTGGTCTTGGCGCCGAGGAGCAGACAGAAGAGCTGCTACGTAAACAAGATGTGTCACGTTGA
- a CDS encoding GNAT family N-acetyltransferase, which translates to MTIVVVQTRPEHIPQLVIHQQICFPTLDPEDHFSAENFATHLRIFPEGQHVALDNDRVVGQSSTFRIRGEKVFQQHTFEEIVDYGNFGHHDPDGEWLYGADMSVHPAYRGRGISRMLYDARKALIRRLGLRGMVAGGMLPGYVAHRDRMSVEEYVAAVVAGQLADPTLTPQLRNGFTVRGILYNHIRDELVPHAALIVWEP; encoded by the coding sequence ATGACGATTGTCGTTGTGCAAACCAGGCCCGAACATATTCCGCAATTGGTGATCCATCAGCAAATCTGTTTTCCTACGCTTGATCCGGAAGATCACTTTAGTGCAGAAAACTTTGCCACGCATTTGCGCATTTTTCCCGAAGGTCAACATGTGGCACTTGATAATGACCGGGTGGTCGGTCAGAGCAGTACCTTCCGCATTCGCGGTGAAAAGGTCTTTCAACAGCACACGTTTGAAGAGATTGTCGATTATGGTAATTTTGGGCACCATGATCCAGACGGTGAATGGCTTTACGGCGCCGATATGAGTGTGCATCCCGCGTATCGTGGACGTGGGATCAGCCGGATGCTGTACGATGCCCGGAAGGCCTTAATCCGACGCCTAGGGCTGCGTGGGATGGTAGCGGGTGGTATGTTGCCCGGCTATGTTGCCCATCGCGACCGCATGTCGGTGGAAGAGTATGTTGCTGCTGTGGTCGCTGGGCAATTGGCCGATCCGACGCTTACTCCGCAATTGCGTAATGGTTTTACGGTGCGCGGTATTCTCTACAATCATATTCGCGATGAATTGGTACCGCATGCGGCATTGATTGTGTGGGAACCGTAA